A window of the Cicer arietinum cultivar CDC Frontier isolate Library 1 chromosome 6, Cicar.CDCFrontier_v2.0, whole genome shotgun sequence genome harbors these coding sequences:
- the LOC101510587 gene encoding uncharacterized protein At4g18490-like, with product MTNQTLEDLLRACALNDTGSWNDVLPLVDLPTTIFSTFKYNIYIYDTPALLGSKDDHKNLNTSSQVNLCSLTEKTAIVTTQISVNSQAEASGKESFQKSKITSIEGNKISSFKACKITPAFSSLKTSRNIGTNSVLVTSLHQNGANSLASSKQRQEIQTITASKNDHLTDSGDNQKTSTPFLKRKSIQVSGADLTSLRSLKRLSQSPSSRNAESKESSEKVVEQVERKPNNFLYYHSTYGLESPSEIKVIEMEIPDSVLMEDNSSVEKAEAYTKELENICNMLKKRHEEAKELLVRIIVNDNNLLMLNHPVYEEKIRKVQKFASQLMSKGIQT from the exons ATGACAAATCAGACATTGGAAGATCTATTGAGGGCATGTGCATTAAATGATACAGGAAGTTGgaatgatgtacttccgttggttGATTTACCTACAACAATATTTTCCAC GtttaagtataatatatatatatatgatacaCCAGCATTGCTTGGCAGCAAAGatgatcataaaaatttaaataccaG TTCTCAAGTTAATCTTTGCAGCTTAACAGAGAAGACAGCTATAGTTACTACCCAAATATCTGTAAATTCTCAAGCTGAAGCTTCAGGCAAGGAGTCCTTTCAGAAATCAAAGATCACGTCCATAGAAggaaataaaatttcttcttttaaagCTTGCAAGATCACACCTGCCTTTTCTAGCTTAAAGACTTCAAG GAACATTGGAACTAACTCAGTTTTAGTAACGTCTTTACACCAAAATGGGGCCAACTCATTGGCTAGTTCTAAGCAAAGACAGGAGATACAGACTATTACAGCATCAAAGAATGATCATCTGACTGACAGTGGTGACAATCAAAAGACTTCAACCCCATTTTTGAAGAGGAAAAGTATTCAG GTTTCTGGAGCAGATTTAACATCCTTGAGGTCCCTAAAGCGCCTATCTCAGTCTCCAAGTAGCAG AAATGCTGAATCTAAAGAATCATCAGAAAAAGTTGTTGAACAG GTAGAGAGAAAGCCCAACAACTTCCTCTACTATCATTCAACCTATGGACTTGAAAGTCCATCAGAGATTAAAGTAATAGAAATGGAAATACCTGATTCTGTACTCATGGAAGATAATAGTAGTGTTGAAAAGGCTGAAGCATATACGAAGGAACTTGAAAAT ATTTGTAACATGCTAAAAAAAAGGCACGAAGAAGCAAAAGAGTTATTAGTGCGAATTATTGTCAACGACAATAACTTGCTGATGCTTAATCATCCcgtttatgaagaaaaa ATTCGAAAGGTTCAGAAGTTTGCTTCTCAATTGATGTCTAAGGGGATTCAAACTTGA